The Hevea brasiliensis isolate MT/VB/25A 57/8 chromosome 1, ASM3005281v1, whole genome shotgun sequence DNA segment TTACACATTTATGAAAGAGATGTTATATAAATGTTCCAAATGataaaattgtgttttgtatcatGTTTTACCTTTGGGAaattaaaacaaaacaaaaaagaaaaaaggtaGAAGAAGAGAGGCTAGGCTAATGTGTGAGAGATAAAAAAGAAAGGCTCGTGTGGCATGTATTCAATACAAGAAATGTTAGATTTAACAGTAAAAGTTTTTActagtaaaattataaaatttactgCCATAAGTTTATGCCAGTAATATATGAACTGTTGTATGTTACTACTAAAAAATTGCGGTTGTAGGTATTTTACAATAGAATTATAGtttttgccaaaaaaaaaaagttactgGTATCAACAATTATTGCTACCAAAAATTGATCAATGATAACAATAATAAATAACAATTACTATCATATCTTTTTTTATTTACCATTAGCAACAATTGTTATGTTATTATTGTATGTTAGCTTTATAGCAACAAAATAGGTGTCATCGCAAAATTTGTATTACTAATTTTAACATTTGTTGAAGTGTTTATTGTGGCTATTAGGGTTTCTTTGGTGGTTGATGGTagtgtatggatttgaattaaTATGAATGAATGTGAATGAATGCCTCTTTAGGAGAGCTCAAGGAATATTTATAAGCATATCACTATATAGGAAGATTTGGCCTAGGTTTACTTAGGAAAATTATTGATTTTGTTATGGATTTCTTCTTATTTAGTTGAAAAGAGTATATCACCTTCCTTTTTAATTAAAAGAGCAGAtacctcccattttctctctaatTTCAACCAAGGGCTATTAGTTGACTTTTTTTgcatttgttattttattttttaaatattctcccttattttctttccttttttgtcTAATTTTCCCTTAAGTGCAAAGGAAGACTAGATTCACTCCTCACCTACCCCCTTGGCTACAAATGGGCTTGGAGTAAAGACTTAATGGGCCTTGCTCTAGTTGACACTCCTTAGGCTTGCTTTGGTTCAGTTCAGCACTGGGTTAGGTCCAATTAAAGCACTAGAGATCCATGCATTTGCTTACAAGCCCTACAGCACTCTCTaacctattttattatttttctatttttatttttcttctacaaacccatttaatttttttatatgtttattttaatcatgtataatattatatttcatttcttcatgcattttcaACATCCCTTAAACCTTTGAACCTTTCATCATTAGGCTCCTCACTGCCTCAAATGTATATGTTCTTCAAGAAACAAAAATTAGGGGTCTACATAATTTCATGATAAAAAAcaccaaaaataaattttataacaccatctACAAAAATCTGGGTGTGTGTAAGGCATGTTTTTATGTGTCTAaactttgaaaaattataaaagaaaatgtTATACAAATCCTTTTCCAATGATTCAAAAGCCTAATTCAAATGAAAACAAGGGCAAAAGAAAACATTTACATCAAAGTAGAACAAAATCAAAAAATTACTTAAATATGCAATGGAGTTATAAAAGTGCCCCCTAGAAATTACTCTTTTGTATTTAGTAGTTTTTTTTGAATTAAGAGCTTCTTTAACACCTTAAGACCTCTAAAAATGAGTGGCAAGGGCTATAGTTCTAGCTAGTGGTTTGCTAAGTCCCAAAGGAATGTTGGAAAGTCCTTTTCCTTCAATCAACTAGGGTGGTTTAAGTGTGCATGTGCATGTGTGTGCTTTAGTTGTGGAGTGAGTGAGGCAACTACTAGGGTTTCTTTAGagtgttttgaaagagtttaggcAATTGTAAAGTGTGTCTAAATGTCATCCAAAGATGCTAGAAGAGGTACAAATAGGTGTTTAAATAGGTGAGTTGCTATTTGGGAAGATGATCTTCTCTAAATAAGGAATAATATCATCCTAAAAATATGgcttatttctttcccttttctctccAAGATTTTGCTCAAGAGATCTTCatctctctttttttattttttgacttTCCTGTTTGCTTTATTCTCTTCCTAAATAGAGATATGCCTACCCAAAGACACAAATAAAGGATCACACTTTCCCCTTTCTCTTTCCTTGGCCAAATGGGCTTAAACCTAAAGCCCTAAGGCCACTTTAGTCCTTTAAAGGCTTTAAGGGGCCTAGGGCTAGGCTTCATcgtatggcataggctctaggcTTAGATCCAAGCCCAATTCGAAACCTTAAACTCACCTTTGTGGATTTTTATACTTTGGTCCCTCCTTGGTTTTTATGCATTACCATCCTTCTTTTGCTTATTCTGGTGCCTAGAGAGTCTTTGAATCCATTGAGTTTTTATCATTGGGCTCTTTACTGTCTCTACAATTACATGTACTTAAAGGTATAAAAAAATGGACATAAATTAATATATGATAACAAGCTTGACAACATAATAAATATTTGGCTTTATACACATCATAGTGTGCATTAGGCATCATCCTATTCCGACAAGAACCTCTACTCATTAGTTCCTTTTCTTGCTGAGTCTTAAGATATGGTTTTCGACTATCAGCATGTTATTTACATAGAATGAAAGATCAAAACCTTTTGTTAATTCTTTTAATGTACTCTTAATGGTCTTCATTGATCATAGAGAAATGAAATGACATGATTGCATTATGCTACTAATATACCATTGTCTTGGCTATTGCTCAAATCCATAAATAGACCTCAAAGGAATCTATCTAATTCTTTTATGAGAAACATAGTCTTTACATCTATTTAGTGTAATTCAAGATTCAAACAAGTTGCTATAAAGCAAATTAGCCTTATAAAGGTAAATTTCATAACAATTGAAAATTTTCTCATACATTTCTTCCTATTATTTATACCTCTTAACCACTAGGTATCTTGATACAACCTAGCCTTACAATTTATTATTTGAGAACCTATTTGTTTTCAATGGATTTATTTCCTCTCAGCAAATCaaccaacttttaaattttggttTGATTTCATAGACTCGATCCTTTCATTCATTGCTTTAATTCATTGTTCCACAATAGGGTCACTGAGAGCCTTGACTTCTTATCATCTGGTGGAGTATCTATAAATGGTTCACTTCGATCTCAATATGACGTTGGGAAACACTTTTTATAATGCATTTATTATAGGTGAAATTGATATATTGACTCATCAATGTATATGTTACTTTTACTCATCAATGTATAGTACAACCTAAATAATATAATGCGAACGTTTCCTTTAATACCAACACACAATTatgtatattataataaaaaaaattaactgaGCTAAAAATCTCAAATTCAATTTAGATGGTAGATCATACTAATGTACCATAGATAGATCATATTACATTGCCTAAACATTGCATGAACACAAATGATAAAAACATCACTAAAACCTATTAATTTTGTAAATtgaacacttctaaattctgctAGTAGTGGGCTGCTATACTCCAACCTTcgcaaattataaaataaaataaaataaaataaaaaactagTTAAACAATTGCAATATATCAGTAACTACACAGAAAGAAATCATAAAAAATTCAACAACTGAAATATTAGAGTATGCATATTGAATAAAATAATGTGAATGTTCTCATTGAATAACCTTGCATGCAGAATACTCTATTCAAACAAGGAGATAAATTAATAATTGCATTATACTTTTTAGTTATATGAATAGCCAGTGAATTGGAGGGATGTAAGAAACTGAAATTCATTGCAAAATTCTTTTTTATATCACATTAAAATTGATCTTTTTCAGAAACATTAAAAATAGGTTTCCATAAATTAGCCACAAAATTACCCAAAAGTTACTGTTTGTGGAATTATGCACAATCTAGACAAAAGCATTTCTGTTTTAAAATTCAACTTTTCTGTGTTTTCTTCTgttcaaaattatatatataagtctTTGCTTCCTTAACATTTCCAGAATTCAGCACTTCATCCTACCAATTAGTTGCATATTGTCTTCACAGCATCAAAAGCTCCCTAAAAAGGCATCTTTTCACTACAGCACTGCATCCATTTGATCAATATAGTCATTCCCTCTTTGTTATCCTATAACCAATTGCAGTTATACAAGCTCAATTTAGCCTTAATTCAGATAAACTGAAAACAATTTCTGGGTATTCTATAGAAAGTAGAATTCAAGTGAATCCAAACGCATAAGGTTTCAAGAGTCCACAAATCCAAATGATAAATGTATATGTATATTCAATTACAGTTAAGAAAAGTAATAATACCAATTTTGGTTTTAGCTTCGTGAACATAACATGCAAGGTTGTTGAGCTTTATCTAATCCAAATGATCAATATATATGAATACATACAAATAGGGATAAATAGGAGAGATGGAGGAAAGAACTTATCAGGAAGAATCAAGATCTGCCGAAGCACGTGGAGCCAAGAGTCCATATCAGGGTGCAGAGGAAGAATCCTATCTTGGAGAGGTTGAGATGAGTTAGAAAGTCGGATGTGAGAGATGTTAAGCTCGAGTTGACCCTTGTGGGTCAAGCCAAACTCGTTGATGGGGATAATCGGACTGTTATCGGATCAGATATCAGAATATCGGATCTCGGCAAAACAAAGAGAAAATAGAAGAGATGCAAAGAAAGAGGAGAAACAAGCAAGCCATGGATCTGAGGGAAAATTATATTCTACACTTGCTGTACTAACTAGGATGTTCTAAATGGAATAGCAAACCACTCAAATCACCACATAGGGCTTTATTTTTggaaatattttaaagaaaaaaaattataaagataaTTTTTGTAAATCCATCATCCTGTAACTTAACCAAAAAGTCAGTTTGATTCGGTTGAATTAGTCGGGTCCATCGGTTTCATTCAAAGTATTTTGGTGCAATGTACCAGGAATAGCTAATTATCATTATATTCTCCTTTCATCATATAATTCTCTATACTGATCAGATAGATATTCGCACCCTCGATTCATTGTCAAAGTGTTGAATTTCCTGTCTCATTGATTCTCAATCATACCGACGTGTTACACATATTTTCTTTGGTGTTCTTGTTGGTGGATCTTTGTTATCCCTGTCACCGTGAAATGGGATCATACTTTGAAGAATATCAACTTTTATTTGCTCTAAATTTTTGTGATAATATGAATGTGCAGAAGCTAAATCAAGCGGCTTCCTTTCCTCATTGCTGGGAGCTGGATGTGAGTGTGATGGATATAGCATTTACGTAGTTGGACATTCCCTAGGAGGTGCAATTGCTACATTACTAGGATTGAGAGTATGTTCTTTTACTTGCATTTTCCATGTTTGGCATAGGAACAAAATGTTTACAACGGAAGGAAAATGACAATTTGTTAGTTCATTTTTTATGTATACAGCTATATGGTCAGTACCCAAACTTACATGTTTATGCATATGGGCCCCTTCCATGCGTGGATTCAGTCATAGCAGAAGCATGCTCAGAATTTGTTACAAGGTAATTTTGAATGGAATTCATGGTGATGGAAATTTCAAGGCAAGTTTTCTCATTATTTGTTTGTTGTTTATTTCTGTTTCATTGGAAGTGTTTGAGCTTTCTGCAGCATTATACACGACAATGAATTTTCTGCACGCCTTTCAGTGGGATCAATTCTACGGCTTCGGGCAGCTGCAATTATGGCACTCTCAGAAGATTCCAAAACTGATACAGCTTTTATTTTTAGACTTGCTTGTCGATTTCTTTATATTAGCAAGTGGCAAAGAGGCATTGAGGTTAAAGATCCATCAGAATTACATTCTCCACCCACCACAGTGGAAGATCAAAATTATGAAGTCCATAAAGGTTTGTGTCAGAATTATAAactaagcatatatatatatagcaccaGAAAATGCAAGAATATCTAGTTTGCTATAATATTGCTGATACCATTCAAGGGAAAACACAACATACAAATACTGGCAGTTTTGTGTTTTTGGTCAATGATAAACCGGGTCTAGACATGATTTTTCCAATATTGAATTGGTTGTTCTACTAAGATTCTTAATTTTGACTGCAGCAAGCAATAAACTGGACGATGACAATCCTTTCTGGAAGGAATCAGATACAAGCAGTGATGGAGATATTGATGATGACAGTTTTGAAAATCCTTTTCATAATGAGGCTGCGAATGTAAATGCAGTAGATAATCCTGTATctcaatttttggaaactgtcCCTGGAAGTGAAAATGGGTCAGCTGGGGATCCCCCAGAGATGTTTCTACCAGGGCTTGTGATTCACCTGGTACCAGAACAAAGAAATGACAATGTGCCTTTGTGGAAAAGCTGGAGATTCCAAGAGAGGGCGCAGCATTATAATGCTTATATAGCAAACAGAGAAGACTTCAAAGATATTGTTGTCTCACCAAATATGTTCCTTGATCATCTTCCTTGGAAGTATAACCATTATATTCCTTCTGGTTTAAATTATCTGTGCCTTGTAGGAATAAgccatttttttattaaatgataatttttcAGATGTCGTGATGCCATGCAAAAGATATTAAAAGCTGAAAATGACGAAGGCCTGCATAATGAAGTTCAAATTGTGTGAGTTATGTACATTGTAGTTGATACAAAAGCTGCAGTTTTCTTTCATGATCTCCTTTGTAGCACTTACTCTGTGCCATTCTGGAAAGGAGCTGAGTGTCTGCAATCTAGTTAGATAATCCAAGAGAGAGAAACTAACCAAGATCCACTAGTGGATCTTATGAGCACCCATGATCCAAATGAAAAAAATGTATAGTATTCTATGCTGATAGtcttcatgctgcactttttttttccttttttttattggaTTTGACATGCAATTGAATTTCTATCAGATAAGTGTTCTTGAGAAGCGTTGCCTTGCTGATATCCTCTTAATGTTATCATATCTCCAACAATCTTGACCCTCTAATCCAAAGTACAATATATAATCGTCAGCTTCCATATTCAAACGAGCAAATCCTGCAATGGTTTCTTATCATGTCCATGGAACTCTGAAGTCCTTTCCCACTATCCTTTGGTCTTTGAAATACCCTTCACAAGTTGAAACTGATGTGTCTATATCAcgtgttaaatataaataagttaTGCCAGGGAGAATTTCTAGAGTATCACCACAATTTCATGTCAGATTTGACATGAAATAGTAAATACatattcttataaaaaaaaataaataaatacatatatgcaaatatataattattattgttattttaacaaaatatataaggtaattataaatttttatgatCCACCCATATTTATATATTCACTTATAAGGACtcatatatatattattgtgAAAATCACACCTATacaaaataaaaaacacaaaatttaacgtgATTCTATGTAAGCCTACTCTACTAACAAAtccactataaaaaaaaataattataaccattaattattttttttattctcaaAATTACTCAAATAAAACTCACAGAATTCAGTATACTTCTTCACAGTAACAAAGCCAGGAATTTATCTGAGGGGGTCCaaattaaaatatgtaatttataaaaataatatacataaacaaatataaattgataagaaaaaaagaagaggCGGGGTGAGGTGAAAGTGAGAAATTACAAAAAAATTGGTTCCTTTTTATCAGCAGAGTTGTGAGAATGAGTGATGCAGctactttaaaaaaattttaagattAGGGAGTGAAATTACCAATATGccctcaaaatttttcaaaattccaGGGGGGCCCAGTGCCCCCCTTGGCCTAGTGCTGGCTCCGTCTATGCTTCTCCATTTTGTGAGCTCTTTACAATACAATATAATGGCCAACCAACTACACATATATATATGCCATTAAAAACTAGTCCTTTGAGgctctaattattaaattttataatttaaattctgctaaacttcctaaactaattacacttcctaattctaattggacttggactctaacaatTTCCACGTTCAAGTCAAATGAAattagttttcacaatttctGCAAAAGTTAATTTTCTCTTGGATACTTTCTTACACTATTGATTGTTGATGTTGCCTTTTACCTCAATTTACATTCTTCTTATCAATATGCTTTCTTCTTATTTTCAGAGATTCTTTGTACCAATCTTCTCATCCTTCATGATCACAAGAGTACATTGTCTAATTCTAATGACTTCATAATGAATAGAACACCTATAATCCAAAGAATCCAGCTTACCTAAGGAAATTAAGTTACTTTCAAATTTCGGAATATATCTCACTCCATCAAACAATTTCACACGATCACCATGCAGCTTGATATTCACTCTTCCAACACCTTCAACCTCCATCTTGTTCCCATTagctagcttcattttctctcttttgttTTCTTCAAACACATCAAACCACTCCTTTTTTTGAGTAAATATGAAATGGGGAAAACAAAATCCATTAACTACTCATCTTGTAATGAATCTTTTGTCTTTTCCTTATCATCATCCACATTCAAATATTCATTGTCAACACCATTATCAATTGCAATTGTAGtagttccttctttttcttttttatgacTCTTCTTGAATTGTTTAAACTCTGTAATATCTTCCTTCATCTTCATATAATGGTATTGAACGTGGCCTTTCTCATGACAAAAGTAGTTTTCTCTATCTTCAAGGTCTACCTGTGGTCTTGAGCTCAATCTACTATTTCTTCTCCAATTGTTTGCATGTAGATTGCTTCTACCATGACTAGAACTAGCACAAAAGCTCCACCTTTATTGCTATTACCTGTTTTCTTAAACTTCTCATCATCCAAGATAACTGTGGTAATCTACTCCACCTGCGAAGTCTCCTTCCCAACAGTTAAGGCTGTCACCAAGCTTTTATAAGATTGTGGGAGAGAGGTTAAAAGTAAGAGAGTTTTATCTTCTTCATCAGCCTTCGCAATAACACTAGccaattgggtaattaatttattaaaaatattaaagtgaTCCCTCACATCAGTACCTTCCTCTATTCTGAGTTGATACAGCTCCTTCTTTAAGTATAAGCGATTTGTGAGTGACTTTGACATGTACAAGCTCTTGAATTTCTTCTACAAAATAATGGTGAAGTCCCCTCCAAGACATTGTACTTCACAATAGGGGCTAACTCAATCGAATCATACTCACTACCTTTGTTGAAGCTCTTCCTAATCATCATCTTTTATGGTTGCCGGTTGCTTCTCGTTCAACACTTTAATTAATCCTTGTCGTATAATGAAATCCTTCACAGTGCTTTGTCATAGATTGACATTATTTTTCCCATCAAATAGCTCTACCTCAAATTTTGTGTTTACCATCTCGAACCATAGTTTGATACCATTTGTTTGTGAAAATCACACACATACAAAAcaaagaacacaaaatttaacgtAGTTCGGTGTAAGCCTACTCCACCAACAAATCTACTATCAAAAAAAAAAGTTACActaactaattatttttctcaccctcaaaatTATTTAAACAAAACTCACAGAATTCAATACACCTTTCCACTATTTAAAAcaacattttaaaaaattatttaatatgatTGAGAAGGGCTATTGTTTGTATGAACAATACCAAAGAAAAAAAATAGCTTGAAAAATTGTTTAATTCTAAAAAAATGGATTGAAAAATTGTTTAATTCCAAaaaaaaagcttgaaaattgtttagccaaataaaaaatttttaaatttatgaattttaaactctaaattttaaatcaaatatttaaatttaaatttaaattctaaaatCCAAACACTAcccaaaaagaaaaattatatttgGATTACTTGGGAGTGTGAAAGAATTAATTGTTGGTACAGACTTGTTAATTTCAGTTAGGTTTTTGATTAATTGCCAAAAAGCAAAATTATATTTGGATTACTTGGGAGTGTGAAAGAATTAATTGTTGGCACAGAGTTGTTAATTTCAATTTGGTTTGATGTGTAAGTGTGAAATACTGTCCAATTCCAATCTTTGCATAAAGCGGCATTGAAGTGCAGCATTTGTTTGACCAtttagaagaaagaaaaattgaagtgCCGCATTTGTTTAACCATTTAGAAGAAACAAAAATTGAAGTGCAGCAGCATTGAAGTACTGCTCTTTCAAGTCCTGAGTAAATAATTTCTTGATTCGTACATCCAATGGAAACAATGGACAACTTTTTGATGATCTTTCTATCATTCAAACCGACCATTTCATCACCCACATGACATGATGTCATATATATATGTGATGTCGTATGGCATATTTGTGTTGACCAATAAATGTGGCACATGTTGATGATATCATTCTTACTAAAGAGCATGTAATATATGTGTATAAAATAGGAAGATGTTAtcaaaataatgaaatatttttttaaaaaatttatcatgtgtcatattttattaataatttttttatatcgatttttatttaattttttttttattttttttaattattattatttataatattatcttaatatttattaattaatttttttaattttaattcttaaaatttaagattttttgctattaaatgtaatatataaaattatttatattatttttttataaatttatttatataaaactaTTTTTTACCAATGTCACCAtccacaataataataataataataataataataatagttaaaaataaaaaataatttaaaatatgacGACAACAACAATTATAGTAAAAAGTTActaatgattattaatttaaaaaaattgataattaatttGTGATTTTATAATTAGtcatcatataatttaattaatgttaaaatatttttattatattattatatttttattatgaaatctttgttgaaaaatttgaaaataaaaagtataatttacataaaaagttataaaaataaaatattgagatttgatttatttataattagtatttattattttttatattaataatttaatatttttttatttcactttataatattaattaatgttTATTGTTATTATCATTATGGCTAAtttataatcattgaattaaaatcaccaagtaaaagaaaaatattttatcgttataaaaattaaatttaatacttTTATTACTTTTACCCACATGACATGATGTCATATATATATGTGATGTCCTATGGCATATTTGTGTTGACCAATAATAGTGGCACGTGTTGATGATATCATTCTTACTAAAGAGCATGtaatatatgtatataaaatAGAAAGATGTTAtcaaaataatgaaatatttttaaaaaaaatttatcatgtgttaaattttattaataatttttttatatcaattttatttaatttttttattttttttaattatatttataatattatcttaatatttattaatttattttttttaattttaattcttaaaatttaagatCTTTTGCGATTAAatgtaatatataaaattatttatattatttttttataaatttatttatataaaactaTTTTTTACCAATGTcaccatccataataataataataataataataataaacaatttaaaatatgACAACAACAACCATTATAGTAAAAAGTTActaatgattattaatttaaaaaaattgataattaatttGTGATTTTATAATTAGtcatcatataatttaattaatgttaaaatatttttattatattattatatttttattatttttattatgaaatttttgttaaaaaatttaaaaataaaaaatataatttacataaaaagttataaaaataaaatattgagatttgacttatttataattagtatttattattttttatgttaataatttaatattctttttatttcactttttaagattaattaatacttattgTTATTATCATTATGGCCAACTTATGATCATTGAATTAAAACGGCaagtaaaagaaaaatattttatcgttataaaaattaaatttaatacttTTATTgcttttttcaattaaataatatttaattataaaattaaatttttatttaaatgatttgtATTTGTTTATCTATATATAGTATTGCATATTAGATATTTTATACATATCAACCACTCTCCTCCCATCAAGTATTTTCATTCCACTTAAGTGCTTtcaaatctttttttttatttactctattttttttattatttctgtcaaaagttattaattatcattcttaaattttatttatttaaatatatttaattaatatttattttattactaattttttataaaattattatttaatatttcttaaactttttaatattttatttcattataattatatatcgaatgtaattataactaatattttaattatttatttttattatcattaatttttaactgaattattttcaaattttaattaaatatctaaatttttatacataaattatctcTCTCCTATACTTTTATATAGAAGTAGCATTTAAAAGATAGATTGAAAATATGATTATATATATCGAAAATTTAGTTACaagatgattaaaaaaattaaaattacaatatcaaaattataggatctatcttttaaaaaaatagtatgcatttttaacatttattatcttaatagaaaatgatgatattttaaaattttaatttttatgaaatatatttatcttatataataaatttatgtaaaatgaTAACCATTTgtgtgaaaaaattattttataaaaaatatatcatattaataaaaaaatttacactttataaaatttaaaggtatagtatatttaaaaaatagtataacaaaatgttatttttaactaataataatgttatatattttcattatattaaaattaaataatttaattcattattagtagtttaatatattttttattatattaataacaaaaaaatattatatttatatattttttaagtaccattatttttttattaatataatatattttctgtaattttaaaaaataaatatcaatttatataaattataagataaaatataaaaattttacgaaatttaaattattttttgaataaattaattttattacattTCAAACAAAATAATCATAGAAAGTactttttttcatatatatatatatatatatatatatatatatatatatatatatatatatatatatatatatatataattaaacaagtattttaattaattatactataaattaattaaaattttattattataaaagataaaaatttattcaattaaattaaataaaaattaatttaataataataatttat contains these protein-coding regions:
- the LOC131183002 gene encoding uncharacterized protein LOC131183002, whose translation is MEERTYQEESRSAEARGAKSPYQGAEEESYLGEVEMKAKSSGFLSSLLGAGCECDGYSIYVVGHSLGGAIATLLGLRLYGQYPNLHVYAYGPLPCVDSVIAEACSEFVTSIIHDNEFSARLSVGSILRLRAAAIMALSEDSKTDTAFIFRLACRFLYISKWQRGIEVKDPSELHSPPTTVEDQNYEVHKDTSSDGDIDDDSFENPFHNEAANVNAVDNPVSQFLETVPGSENGSAGDPPEMFLPGLVIHLVPEQRNDNVPLWKSWRFQERAQHYNAYIANREDFKDIVVSPNMFLDHLPWKCRDAMQKILKAENDEGLHNEVQIV